From Streptomyces sp. TLI_105, the proteins below share one genomic window:
- the hpnE gene encoding hydroxysqualene dehydroxylase HpnE, giving the protein MNHEETERTTPPGADAPPASGTGPVSRAVPGASSGSVSGTGSASRAVPAASSGPVSRTGQASSAGPVSRTDQNGSADTGTATGTATATGTATGSGTAPATGTGGGRQPRAVVVGGGLAGITAALQLAESGVHVTLLEGRPRLGGLAFSFRRGDLTVDNGQHVYLRCCTAYRWFLDRVDGARLAPLQDRLDVPVLDVGHPRGPRLGRIRRDDLPVPLHLARSLATYPHLSLAERASVGRAALALKKLDPADPALDGIDFATWLGRHGQSPRAVEALWDLVGIPTLNAPAPQASMGLAAMVFKTGLLSEPGAADIGWAHVPLGELHDTRAAKELDALGVRTLLRTKAERISRTDDGRWSVDVPGERIEADAVVLAVPQQETHGLLPEGALDDPDRLLDIDTAPILNLHVVYDRKVLKRPFFTTLGSPVQWVFDRTDSSGLLRGGPEGTSDKGGGRRVGQYLAVSQSAAQDEIDEPVAALRAKYLPELERLLPAARGAGIRDFFVTRERTATFAPTPGVGRLRPGARTRAPGLYLAGAWTATGWPATMEGAVRSGFSAAGAALSALGRRHDHPLQEAV; this is encoded by the coding sequence GTGAACCACGAAGAAACCGAGCGGACCACCCCGCCGGGCGCGGATGCCCCTCCGGCCTCCGGCACCGGGCCGGTCTCCCGTGCCGTGCCGGGAGCGAGCTCCGGGTCGGTCTCCGGCACCGGTTCGGCCTCCCGTGCCGTGCCGGCCGCGAGCTCCGGGCCGGTCTCCCGCACGGGGCAGGCGTCGAGCGCCGGGCCGGTCTCCCGCACCGACCAGAACGGGAGCGCCGACACGGGCACCGCGACCGGCACCGCCACCGCGACCGGCACCGCCACCGGCAGTGGCACGGCGCCGGCCACCGGCACCGGCGGCGGCCGGCAGCCCCGCGCCGTCGTCGTCGGCGGCGGGCTCGCCGGGATCACCGCCGCGCTCCAGCTCGCGGAGAGCGGCGTCCACGTCACCCTGCTCGAAGGCCGGCCCCGGCTCGGCGGCCTCGCCTTCTCCTTCCGCCGGGGCGACCTGACCGTCGACAACGGCCAGCACGTCTACCTGCGCTGCTGCACCGCCTACCGCTGGTTCCTCGACCGGGTCGACGGCGCCCGGCTCGCCCCCCTCCAGGACCGTCTCGACGTCCCCGTCCTCGACGTCGGGCACCCCCGCGGCCCCCGGCTCGGCCGGATCCGCCGCGACGACCTCCCCGTACCGCTGCACCTCGCGCGCAGCCTCGCCACCTACCCGCACCTCTCCCTCGCCGAGCGTGCCTCCGTCGGCCGGGCCGCGCTCGCCCTGAAGAAGCTCGACCCCGCCGACCCGGCGCTCGACGGCATCGACTTCGCCACCTGGCTCGGCCGGCACGGACAGTCCCCGCGGGCCGTCGAGGCCCTCTGGGACCTCGTCGGCATCCCCACCCTCAACGCCCCCGCCCCGCAGGCCTCCATGGGGCTCGCCGCGATGGTCTTCAAGACCGGGCTCCTCTCCGAGCCCGGTGCCGCCGACATCGGCTGGGCCCACGTCCCGCTCGGCGAACTCCACGACACCCGGGCCGCGAAGGAGCTCGACGCCCTCGGTGTCCGTACCCTGCTCCGCACCAAGGCCGAGCGGATCTCCCGTACCGACGACGGACGTTGGTCCGTCGACGTGCCGGGGGAGCGGATCGAGGCCGACGCCGTCGTCCTCGCCGTCCCGCAGCAGGAGACCCACGGCCTGCTCCCCGAAGGCGCCCTCGACGACCCCGACCGGCTCCTCGACATCGACACCGCCCCCATCCTCAACCTGCACGTCGTCTACGACCGCAAGGTGCTGAAGCGGCCCTTCTTCACCACGCTCGGCTCCCCGGTGCAGTGGGTCTTCGACCGCACGGACTCCTCCGGACTCCTGAGGGGCGGGCCCGAAGGAACCTCGGACAAGGGTGGTGGGCGACGGGTGGGCCAGTACCTCGCCGTCTCCCAGTCCGCCGCCCAGGACGAGATCGACGAACCCGTCGCCGCCCTGCGCGCGAAGTACCTCCCCGAGCTGGAACGGCTCCTGCCCGCCGCCCGCGGCGCCGGGATCCGCGACTTCTTCGTCACCCGGGAGCGGACGGCCACGTTCGCCCCCACCCCGGGCGTCGGCCGGCTCCGGCCCGGCGCCCGCACCAGGGCTCCGGGGCTGTACCTGGCCGGGGCCTGGACCGCCACCGGCTGGCCCGCGACCATGGAGGGTGCCGTCCGCAGCGGATTCAGCGCCGCGGGCGCCGCGCTCTCCGCCCTCGGCCGCCGCCATGACCATCCGCTGCAGGAGGCGGTATGA
- a CDS encoding 1-hydroxy-2-methyl-2-butenyl 4-diphosphate reductase produces the protein MGREPGPGAGPPLLIACALGIEQFALRSGERGGAPGPVTVLRTGMGPDRARRAVSRVLGEEPWRDAAVIASGFCAGLAPGMHPGDLIVADETRGPDGATLCTGTELLAKALVKAVPGRAVHTGPLIGSDHVVRGPERAALAGGGAIAVDMESAATLRTATSSGPRPVAAVRVVVDAPEHELVRIGTVRGGISAFRVLRAVLPAFFEWHRSLLLPRR, from the coding sequence ATGGGCCGCGAGCCCGGCCCGGGCGCCGGGCCGCCGCTGCTGATCGCCTGCGCGCTCGGCATCGAGCAGTTCGCCCTGCGCAGCGGGGAACGGGGCGGCGCACCCGGCCCGGTGACCGTGCTGCGCACCGGCATGGGGCCGGACCGGGCCCGTCGGGCCGTGTCCCGGGTGCTCGGCGAGGAGCCCTGGCGGGACGCCGCGGTGATCGCCTCCGGCTTCTGCGCGGGCCTCGCCCCCGGCATGCACCCGGGGGACCTGATCGTCGCCGACGAGACCCGCGGCCCCGACGGCGCGACCCTCTGCACCGGGACCGAGCTCCTGGCGAAGGCCCTCGTCAAGGCGGTGCCCGGGCGCGCCGTCCACACCGGGCCGCTGATCGGCTCCGACCACGTGGTGCGCGGCCCCGAGCGGGCCGCGCTGGCCGGCGGCGGCGCGATCGCCGTCGACATGGAGTCGGCCGCCACGCTCCGTACCGCGACGTCGTCCGGACCCCGCCCGGTTGCGGCCGTCCGGGTGGTCGTGGACGCTCCGGAACACGAACTGGTCCGGATCGGCACGGTACGCGGGGGAATATCAGCCTTCCGTGTTCTTCGTGCCGTCCTTCCCGCTTTCTTCGAATGGCACCGTTCTTTGCTGCTCCCCAGGAGGTGA
- a CDS encoding polyprenyl synthetase family protein codes for MSVSTGTRGETVPTVPPGHPAVDTADVSALLERGRTLSTPVLRAAVDRLAQPMDTVAAYHFGWIDAQGNPADGDGGKAVRPALALLSAEAAGAAPEVGIPGAVAVELVHNFSLLHDDLMDGDEQRRHRDTVWKVHGPAQAILVGDALFALANEILLELGTVEAGRATRRLTTASRKLIDGQAQDISYEHRERVTVEECLEMEGNKTGALLACAVSIGAVLGGADDRTADKLEEYGYHLGLAFQAVDDLLGIWGDPEATGKQTWSDLRQRKKSLPVVAALAAGGPASERLGELLAADAKSIDFDTFSEEEFAARAALIEEAGGREWTSQEARRQHAVAIEALNEVDMPARVRAQLTALADFVVVRKR; via the coding sequence ATGAGTGTGAGTACCGGAACAAGAGGAGAGACCGTGCCGACAGTGCCGCCGGGACATCCGGCCGTCGACACCGCGGACGTGTCCGCACTGCTGGAGCGGGGGCGGACCCTGTCCACCCCCGTACTGCGGGCGGCCGTCGACCGCCTCGCGCAGCCCATGGACACCGTGGCCGCCTACCACTTCGGCTGGATCGACGCGCAGGGCAACCCCGCCGACGGCGACGGCGGCAAGGCCGTCCGCCCGGCGCTCGCCCTGCTGTCGGCCGAGGCCGCGGGCGCCGCGCCCGAGGTCGGGATCCCCGGCGCCGTCGCCGTGGAGCTCGTGCACAACTTCTCGCTGCTCCACGACGACCTGATGGACGGCGACGAGCAGCGCCGCCACCGCGACACGGTGTGGAAGGTGCACGGCCCCGCGCAGGCGATCCTCGTCGGCGACGCCCTCTTCGCCCTCGCCAACGAGATCCTGCTGGAGCTCGGCACCGTGGAGGCCGGCCGTGCGACCCGCAGGCTCACCACCGCCAGCCGCAAGCTCATCGACGGGCAGGCCCAGGACATCTCCTACGAGCACCGCGAGCGGGTCACCGTCGAGGAGTGCCTGGAGATGGAGGGCAACAAGACGGGCGCCCTGCTCGCCTGCGCGGTGTCCATCGGCGCCGTCCTCGGCGGGGCCGACGACCGCACCGCCGACAAGCTGGAGGAGTACGGCTACCACCTCGGCCTCGCCTTCCAGGCCGTGGACGACCTGCTCGGCATCTGGGGCGACCCGGAGGCCACCGGCAAGCAGACCTGGAGCGACCTGCGCCAGCGCAAGAAGTCCCTCCCGGTCGTCGCCGCCCTCGCCGCGGGCGGCCCGGCCTCCGAGCGGCTCGGCGAGCTGCTCGCCGCGGACGCCAAGTCCATCGACTTCGACACCTTCTCCGAGGAGGAGTTCGCCGCCCGCGCGGCCCTCATCGAGGAGGCCGGAGGACGCGAGTGGACCTCCCAGGAGGCCCGCCGCCAGCACGCCGTCGCGATCGAGGCCCTGAACGAGGTGGACATGCCCGCCCGCGTGCGGGCGCAGCTCACCGCACTGGCCGACTTCGTGGTCGTACGGAAGAGATGA
- the shc gene encoding squalene--hopene cyclase — protein MTATTDGSAGAVGPRAAAASKTNDTDAFASGLDGTAARAVERAVEHLLARQDPAGWWKGDLETNVTMDAEDLLLRQFLGILDADTTRAAALHIRRLQGEDGAWATFYGGPGELSATVEAYVALRLAGDPPEAPHMARASAWVRARGGIAAARVFTRIWLALFGWWRWEDLPELPPELLFLPKWFPLNIYDFGCWARQTIVPLTVVSAKRPVRPAPFPLDELHTDPARPNPPRPLAPATGWDGIFQRLDKALHVYHRFAPRALRGTAMNVAARWIVERQENDGCWGGIQPPAVYSVIALHLLGYDLRHPVMRAGLESLDRFAVWREDGSRMIEACQSPVWDTCLATIALADAGLRPDHPALVKAVDWMLDEEITRTGDWAVRRPGLPPGGWAFEFHNDNYPDIDDTAEVLLALRRVEHPDPARVEAAVARGARWTLGMQSRNGAWGAFDADNTSAFPNKLPFCDFGEVIDPPSADVTAHVVEMLAYEGMTEDPRARRGIEWLLAEQEPNGAWFGRWGVNHVYGTGSVLPALAAAGLPGSHPAIRRAVAWLTTVQNDDGGWGEDLRSYKEEEWVGRGPSTASQTAWALIALLAAGERDSEPVRRGVAWLAETQREDGSWDEPYFTGTGFPWDFSINYHLYRQVFPLTALGRYVYGDPSPRKAE, from the coding sequence ATGACAGCGACGACCGACGGAAGCGCCGGGGCCGTGGGCCCTCGGGCAGCCGCGGCCAGCAAGACGAACGACACCGACGCCTTCGCGTCCGGCCTCGACGGCACCGCCGCGCGGGCCGTCGAACGGGCCGTCGAGCACCTGCTCGCCCGGCAGGACCCGGCCGGCTGGTGGAAGGGCGACCTGGAGACCAACGTCACCATGGACGCCGAGGACCTGCTCCTCCGCCAGTTCCTGGGCATCCTCGACGCCGACACCACCCGCGCCGCCGCCCTCCACATCCGCCGCCTGCAGGGCGAGGACGGCGCCTGGGCCACCTTCTACGGCGGCCCCGGCGAGCTCTCCGCCACCGTCGAGGCCTATGTGGCCCTGCGGCTCGCCGGAGACCCGCCCGAGGCCCCGCACATGGCCCGCGCCTCCGCCTGGGTCCGCGCCCGGGGCGGGATCGCCGCCGCCCGGGTCTTCACCCGGATCTGGCTGGCCCTCTTCGGCTGGTGGCGCTGGGAGGACCTGCCCGAGCTGCCGCCGGAGCTGCTCTTCCTGCCGAAGTGGTTCCCGCTCAACATCTACGACTTCGGCTGCTGGGCCCGGCAGACGATCGTGCCGCTCACCGTGGTCTCCGCGAAGCGCCCCGTCCGGCCCGCGCCCTTCCCGCTGGACGAGCTGCACACCGACCCCGCGCGGCCGAACCCGCCCCGGCCGCTCGCCCCGGCCACAGGCTGGGACGGGATCTTCCAGCGGCTCGACAAGGCACTGCACGTCTACCACCGCTTCGCCCCGCGCGCGCTGCGCGGGACGGCCATGAACGTCGCCGCCCGGTGGATCGTCGAGCGCCAGGAGAACGACGGCTGCTGGGGCGGCATCCAGCCACCCGCCGTCTACTCGGTCATCGCCCTCCACCTCCTCGGCTACGACCTCCGGCACCCGGTCATGCGGGCCGGCCTGGAGTCCCTCGACCGGTTCGCCGTCTGGCGCGAGGACGGCTCGCGGATGATCGAGGCCTGCCAGTCGCCCGTCTGGGACACCTGCCTCGCCACCATCGCCCTCGCCGATGCCGGACTCCGCCCCGACCACCCGGCGCTCGTGAAGGCCGTGGACTGGATGCTCGACGAGGAGATCACCCGGACCGGCGACTGGGCGGTGCGACGGCCCGGACTCCCGCCGGGCGGCTGGGCGTTCGAGTTCCACAACGACAACTACCCCGACATCGACGACACCGCCGAGGTCCTGCTCGCCCTGCGCCGGGTCGAGCACCCCGACCCCGCCCGGGTGGAGGCGGCCGTCGCCCGCGGCGCCCGCTGGACGCTCGGCATGCAGTCGCGCAACGGCGCCTGGGGAGCCTTCGACGCCGACAACACCAGCGCCTTCCCCAACAAGCTGCCGTTCTGCGACTTCGGCGAGGTCATCGACCCGCCCTCCGCCGACGTCACCGCCCACGTGGTGGAGATGCTCGCGTACGAGGGAATGACCGAGGACCCGCGCGCCCGCCGGGGCATCGAGTGGCTGCTCGCCGAACAGGAGCCCAACGGCGCCTGGTTCGGCCGCTGGGGCGTCAACCACGTGTACGGCACGGGCTCGGTGCTCCCCGCGCTCGCCGCCGCCGGACTGCCGGGCTCCCACCCGGCGATCCGCCGGGCCGTCGCCTGGCTCACGACCGTGCAGAACGACGACGGCGGCTGGGGCGAGGACCTCCGCTCGTACAAGGAGGAGGAATGGGTCGGGCGCGGCCCCTCCACCGCCTCCCAGACGGCCTGGGCGCTGATCGCCCTCCTCGCCGCCGGCGAGCGCGACTCCGAGCCCGTCCGCCGGGGCGTCGCCTGGCTGGCCGAGACCCAGCGGGAGGACGGCTCCTGGGACGAGCCGTACTTCACCGGAACCGGCTTCCCCTGGGACTTCTCCATCAACTACCACCTCTACCGGCAGGTGTTCCCGCTCACGGCGCTCGGGCGCTACGTGTACGGGGACCCCTCGCCGCGCAAGGCGGAGTGA